The following are encoded together in the Coregonus clupeaformis isolate EN_2021a chromosome 24, ASM2061545v1, whole genome shotgun sequence genome:
- the cd63 gene encoding CD63 antigen, protein MGVEGGMKCVKYLLFFFNFIFWLCGLALIVLGVLVQVALHSTVVINNVSASSAPIVLIVVGVIIFFIAFFGCCGAWKESYCMVSMFSILLGLIIITEIGAAIAGYVFRGNLTVIVHESLNDMVTKYSNGTDEFKKALDKLQIDLKCCGVSNATDWRGNFGSENNSVPDSCCVNVIAGCGQGAMEDSSKVHQTGCQTVVEELLKKNIMWVIVAALVIAFVQIMGIIFACMLMRGIRSGYEVM, encoded by the exons ATGGGTGTCGAGGGGGGAATGAAATGTGTGAAGTACCTACTCTTCTTTTTTAACTTCATCTTCTGG CTGTGTGGTCTGGCTCTGATAGTTCTGGGAGTCTTGGTTCAGGTGGCTCTTCACAGCACTGTAGTGATCAATAATGTCTCAGCCTCGTCAGCCCCCATTGTCCTCATCGTGGTGGGGGTCATCATCTTCTTCATCGCCTTCTTCGGCTGCTGTGGAGCCTGGAAGGAGAGCTACTGCATGGTCTCCATG TTCTCTATCCTTCTGGGTCTGATCATTATCACTGAGATTGGTGCAGCCATCGCTGGATACGTCTTCAGAGGCAAC ctGACAGTCATTGTCCATGAGAGTCTCAATGACATGGTCACCAAATACAGCAACGGCACCGACGAATTCAAGAAGGCCCTGGATAAACTGCAGATTGAT CTGAAATGCTGTGGCGTGAGCAACGCCACTGATTGGAGAGGCAACTTTGGGTCTGAGAACAACTCTGTGCCAGACTCCTGCTGTGTCAATGTCATCGCTGGCTGTGGTCAGGGGGCCATGGAGGATTCAAGCAAGGTGCACCAGACG GGGTGTCAGACTGTTGTGGAGGAGCTGTTGAAGAAGAACATCATGTGGGTCATTGTAGCGGCACTGGTGATCGCTTTCGTGCAG atcaTGGGCATCATATTCGCCTGCATGTTGATGAGGGGCATTCGCAGTGGCTATGAAGTCATGTGA